CTTGGGACGGCTGGCGCCGGCGTTGATGGCCTGCAGATTGAAGAAAAAGGCGGTGGTCATGTTCTTCGCCACCTGACCGCAAGCCAGCTCAACGAAGTAACGGCCCTCGATCTTGATCGCATTGTCGAAGTCCACCTGGGCGCCTTCCACCGCCGCCGCCAGGATATTGCGCGGTGCCGGATAATTGGCGCCTTTGAGCTGCTTGCGCAGATTGGCGGGGAACGCCGGCAGGTTCTGCGCGAAACCGGGGTTGCTCGGCGAACCGCCGGGAATCTTGTAGCCTTTCTCGTCCCAGGGCTGTTTGGCCTTGGGGTTGGCTTTGATCCAGGCACGGGCCTGTTCCAGCATCGCTTCCGGGGTATCCACGACTTCGTCGACAAGACCCAGCGCCTTGGCTTTGTCCACCTTGTGGCGCTGGCCTTGCAGCAGGACCTGCATCAGAGCGTTCTGAATCCCCAGCATGCGCACGGTGCGTACCACACCGCCGCCACCGGGCAACAGCCCCAGGGTCACCTCCGGCAGACCGAATACCGCTTTCGGATTGTTCAGCGCGATACGGTGATGACAGGACAAGGCGATTTCCAGACCGCCGCCCAGGGCGGTGCCGTTCAACGCGGCCACCACCGGAATCCCCAGGGTTTCCAGGGTACGCAGCTGTGCCTTGGCGGTTTCCACACCGGCGGAAAATTCCGCCGCCCGCTCCGGCGTTACCTGGATCAGATCGTTCAGATCGCCGCCGGCAAAGAAGGTGCTCTTCGCCGAGGTAATGATCACCCCGGTGATGTTGTCCTTTTCTTTTTCCAGCCGCTCGACGGTGGCGGCCATGGAGCGCATGTAGCGCTCGTTCATGGTATTGGCGGATTGCTTGGGATCATCCAGGACCAGGGTGACGATATTGTCCGCGTCCTGTTCCCAGCGGATGGTGCTTTCTTTGTCGTTAAGGGTTTGCTCATTCATGATTCTTTTCTCTCCGTCCGGCTCACAGGCGCTCGATGATGGTGGCGATCCCCATGCCACCGCCCACGCAGAGGGTGCACAGTCCGTACTTCTGGTCACGACGTTCCAGCTCATCCAGCACGGTGCCCATGATCATGGCGCCGGTGGCGCCCAGCGGGTGGCCCATGGCGATGGCACCGCCATTGACGTTCACCTTGTCGTGACTCAGGCCCATGTCCTTCATGAAACGCATGGCCACGGAGGCGAAGGCTTCGTTGATTTCCACCAGGTCGATCTGATCGATGGTCATGCCGGCTTTCTTCAGTACCTTGCGGCAAGCCGGCGCCGGGCCGGTGAGCATGATGGTGGGATCAGCGCCGCTGATGGCGGTGGCCACCACTCGCCCTCGCGGTGTCATGCCGTAATCCTTGCCTACCTGGGCATTGCCGATGGCCACCAGAGAAGCGCCATCGACAATGCCGGAGGAGTTGCCGCCGGTGTGCACGTGATCGATCTTCTCCACCCAGTGGTATTTCTGCAGCGCCACGGCGTCGAATCCGCCCATTTCGCCCATGACGGCAAACGACGGATTCAAGTTGCCAAGCACATCGGCGGTAGTGCCCGCGCGCACATGTTCGTCCCGGTCGAGCACCACCAGGCCATTGCGGTCCTTCACCGGCACCACGGAGCGCTGGAAGTAGCCTTTTTCCCAGGCATTGGCGGCGCGGGCCTGGGACTCAGCGGCGAATTCGTCCACATCGCGGCGGGAAAAGCCTTCGATGGTGGCGATCAGGTCGGCGCCGATGCCCTGAGGCACGAAGCCGGTTTCGTAGTTGGTGATCGGATCCATCGCCCAGGCGCCGCCGTCGGAGCCCATCGGCACCCGGCTCATGGCTTCAACACCGCCGGCCAGAATCAGATCGTCCCAACCGGACGCCACTTTCTGGGCCGCCGTGTTAACCGCTTCCAGGCCGGACGCACAAAACCGGTTCAGTTGATAGCCCGCCACCGTTTCCGGCAGACCGGCGGCCAGGGCCGCGGTCTTGGCGATACAGGCTCCCTGATCCCCCACCGGCGAGACCACGCCGAGCAACACATCGTCGATGCGGTTGACGTCCATATTGGGGAAACGATCGCGCAATTCATCAATCAACCCCACCACCAGATCCAGAGGTTTGACGGTATGCAGGGAGCCATCCTTCTTGCCACGCCCACGGGGGGTGCGGATGGCATCGTAAATATAGGCTTCGGTCATGTAAGCGTTCCTCTCGCCCTCGCGGCCTGAGCAGGCTCGGCGTTCCGGGGTAACGATAATTATTGAGGTGAACAGATATTGAGGCGAACAGAGTGCCCCAGGGCCGAAACGGCCACAATGACGGGAGCGATCACGGATACTGAGCGAAAAAGACAGCATTCCGTCTCTTGCCTCCCTTTTAAATAATATTAATTCGCATTACGATTAACGGAATGGACAGCAAAGCCCTGCTCCGGCTAGGTAACGAAGCCTTCGCCACGCAACGCTACGCCGAAGCTCAGGACCGCTACCGCCAGGCCATCAGCGCCCTGGCAACCGCCCTCCAATGCCGGCGCCCCGCCGACACCGACGCCCTGATTCTGTATTCCATCGCCATTCAGAACCTCGCGGACACCCACGCCCGGCGCGAACGACCGGAGTTGATCCGGGATGTCCTGCTGGAAGGCTGTCTGCATCTGGCCCTGTGGATGAACGGAGCGTTGTCACGGGGTATCGGCGGCTGCGCGCTGGGCGAGTTTGGCCGGCTGAGGGTGCGGTTGCTGGCTTTGCATCAATCCGGCGCCGGATCGCTCGATCCACATCAGCAGCAGGCGCTGGAGGACGCCACACGTCTTTTAACGTTAGAAGGTAGTTACCATGATTCATGAGTTTCCGGACTTACCGTACGCCTACGACGCCTTGGAACCGGTGATCGACGAGACCACCATGCGCGTGCACCACACCCGCCACCATCGCACCTATTACGACAAGTTCGTTGCCGCCATTCGCGGCAGCGATCTGGAACAACAACCAATGGAGACCATTTTCGCCCGCATTTCCCAACACCCGCCTGCGGTGCGCAACAACGGCGGTGGCTATTACAACCACACCCTGTATTGGAACGTGATGTCACCGGATGGCGGCGGCGATCCGGTGGGCGCGCTGGCGGATGCTCTGCTGGCCAAATACGGTTCCTTCGATGAATTCAAAACCGCTTTCGCCAACGCCGGCATCAACCAGTTCGGCTCCGGTTTTGCCTGGCTTTCGGTTACCACGGACGGTGATCTGGCGATCAGCTCCACCGGCAATCAGGACAATCCGCTGATGGACACCGCCGAGGTGCGCGGCACACCGATTCTGGGTTGTGATGTGTGGGAGCATGCCTACTATCTCACCTACATGAATAAGCGCCCGGACTACATCGACGCCTGGTGGAAAGTGGTCAACTGGCCCTACGTGAACCAGTTGTATGAACAGGCTCTGGCTCAGGCACCGCGGCAAAAATCGGCCTGACGGCGACACCGCTCCTGGCGCCTAGAGCCTGTTCATGATCTCACCGGCGCCAGGGCCATTGTTCCGACGCGGCGTCATGGCCAAGGTAGAGCGGAACAAGGAGGAGCCTTATGTCATATCTGGATATCGCCCGCTCACTGGCTTCCAGCGCCGCGCAAAATGGCCGGGGCATTGCCACCCGCCCGCGTGACAGGCAGCCGGAAGAGCCTTTGGAATTGTACGACATTGAAGCCTGTCCCTATTGCCGGCTGGTGCGTGAAACGCTCACCGAGCTGGATCTGGACGTGCTGATTTTCCCTTGTCCCAAAGGCGGCAACCGCTACCGGCCTCTGGTGGAAAATCTCGGTGGGCAAACCCGGTTTCCGTTCCTGATGGATCCGAACACCGGCGCGGCGCTGTATGAGTCGGAAGACATTATCGATTACCTGCACCGGGAATACGGCGACCGCCTGCCGCCCGGGCGCGGGCTGGCCTCCCGCTTGCGGTTAGTGTCGTCGTTCACCGCGTCGGTGCCCCGTGGCCGCCGTGGGCTGCGCGCGCGCCCCGCCGGCCTGGCGGAGCGGCCGCTGGAACTGTACTCCTTCGAGGCCAGTCCGTTTGCGCGCCTGGTGCGGGAGCGGCTGTGCGAGATGCAACTGCCGTACCTGATCCGGCAATGCGGCCGGGACCATTGGATGGACTGGGTGCTGCCGGCGGTACGCGACCGCCTGAACCTGAATTACCGGCCCAGCCAGCGCAACCGGCGGCGTCTGATCACCATCACCGACATGGTGGCGATCCCGTATC
This sequence is a window from Alloalcanivorax dieselolei B5. Protein-coding genes within it:
- a CDS encoding acetyl-CoA C-acetyltransferase; amino-acid sequence: MTEAYIYDAIRTPRGRGKKDGSLHTVKPLDLVVGLIDELRDRFPNMDVNRIDDVLLGVVSPVGDQGACIAKTAALAAGLPETVAGYQLNRFCASGLEAVNTAAQKVASGWDDLILAGGVEAMSRVPMGSDGGAWAMDPITNYETGFVPQGIGADLIATIEGFSRRDVDEFAAESQARAANAWEKGYFQRSVVPVKDRNGLVVLDRDEHVRAGTTADVLGNLNPSFAVMGEMGGFDAVALQKYHWVEKIDHVHTGGNSSGIVDGASLVAIGNAQVGKDYGMTPRGRVVATAISGADPTIMLTGPAPACRKVLKKAGMTIDQIDLVEINEAFASVAMRFMKDMGLSHDKVNVNGGAIAMGHPLGATGAMIMGTVLDELERRDQKYGLCTLCVGGGMGIATIIERL
- a CDS encoding superoxide dismutase is translated as MIHEFPDLPYAYDALEPVIDETTMRVHHTRHHRTYYDKFVAAIRGSDLEQQPMETIFARISQHPPAVRNNGGGYYNHTLYWNVMSPDGGGDPVGALADALLAKYGSFDEFKTAFANAGINQFGSGFAWLSVTTDGDLAISSTGNQDNPLMDTAEVRGTPILGCDVWEHAYYLTYMNKRPDYIDAWWKVVNWPYVNQLYEQALAQAPRQKSA
- a CDS encoding glutathione S-transferase N-terminal domain-containing protein produces the protein MSYLDIARSLASSAAQNGRGIATRPRDRQPEEPLELYDIEACPYCRLVRETLTELDLDVLIFPCPKGGNRYRPLVENLGGQTRFPFLMDPNTGAALYESEDIIDYLHREYGDRLPPGRGLASRLRLVSSFTASVPRGRRGLRARPAGLAERPLELYSFEASPFARLVRERLCEMQLPYLIRQCGRDHWMDWVLPAVRDRLNLNYRPSQRNRRRLITITDMVAIPYLVDPNTGEERYESTSILEYLDYAYQEPDTAPRAV